Proteins from one Pseudomonas bijieensis genomic window:
- a CDS encoding energy transducer TonB has product MITMRQKLTRYSGSLVVVLGVHALAIALALNWTSRPPIELPPQAMMVELAPVPAPPPPAPPKVVTPPQPPEPVEELPLPELAEAPKPEISVPKPVKPKPKPQPPKPKPVEKKPEPPKEQPSEQKPSDTPPTQSLAEKSAQPAPGPSPAQSAAKANWQGTLLAHLGKYKKYPPRAQQMNKEGTNRLRFVVDAEGNVLSFELVGSSGTDLLDRATLEMIRKAQPLPKPPAELLTNGTIELTAPFVYSIDKRRR; this is encoded by the coding sequence ATGATCACGATGCGCCAAAAGCTGACGCGCTACAGCGGTAGCCTGGTGGTGGTGCTGGGCGTGCATGCGCTCGCCATCGCCCTGGCGCTGAACTGGACCTCGCGCCCGCCCATTGAATTGCCTCCCCAGGCGATGATGGTCGAGCTGGCGCCAGTGCCGGCCCCGCCACCGCCGGCACCGCCGAAAGTCGTCACACCGCCGCAACCTCCCGAGCCGGTCGAAGAATTGCCGCTGCCCGAGCTGGCCGAAGCGCCGAAGCCGGAGATTTCCGTGCCCAAGCCGGTCAAGCCCAAGCCCAAGCCGCAACCGCCCAAGCCCAAACCGGTGGAGAAAAAGCCCGAGCCGCCGAAGGAACAGCCGTCGGAGCAGAAGCCCAGCGACACCCCGCCGACTCAGTCACTGGCCGAGAAGTCCGCGCAACCGGCGCCTGGCCCGTCGCCTGCGCAATCGGCTGCCAAGGCTAATTGGCAAGGCACGCTGTTGGCGCACCTGGGCAAGTACAAGAAGTACCCGCCCAGGGCCCAGCAGATGAACAAGGAAGGCACCAACCGCCTGCGTTTCGTGGTGGACGCCGAAGGCAACGTGCTGTCATTCGAACTGGTGGGCAGCTCCGGCACCGACTTGCTCGACCGGGCCACCCTGGAAATGATCCGCAAAGCCCAACCGCTGCCCAAGCCGCCGGCGGAGCTGCTGACCAACGGCACCATCGAACTGACGGCACCGTTCGTGTACTCCATCGACAAGCGCCGGCGTTGA
- the exbD gene encoding TonB system transport protein ExbD — protein MGLHLKEGADDDLAENHEINVTPFIDVMLVLLIIFMVAAPLATVDIKVDLPASTAKPSPRPEKPVFLSVKADQRLFLGEDEVKAETLGATLDARTQGKKDTTIFFQADKGVDYGDLMSVMDTLRSAGYLKVGLVGLETARQK, from the coding sequence ATGGGCCTGCATTTGAAAGAAGGCGCAGACGACGATCTGGCCGAAAACCACGAAATCAACGTCACGCCGTTCATCGACGTGATGCTGGTGCTGTTGATTATCTTCATGGTCGCCGCCCCGCTCGCCACCGTGGACATCAAGGTTGACCTGCCGGCATCGACGGCCAAGCCCTCGCCACGGCCGGAAAAACCGGTGTTCCTCAGCGTCAAGGCCGACCAGCGCCTGTTCCTGGGCGAAGACGAGGTCAAGGCCGAAACCCTCGGCGCGACCCTCGACGCCAGGACCCAAGGCAAGAAAGACACGACGATCTTCTTCCAGGCCGATAAAGGCGTGGACTACGGCGACCTGATGAGCGTGATGGACACGCTGCGCAGCGCCGGCTACCTGAAGGTCGGCCTGGTCGGACTCGAGACGGCGCGGCAGAAATGA
- the exbB gene encoding tonB-system energizer ExbB produces the protein MKRSLSPASPTNRPRAWSTVAALLFSLLLAPTAAFADAQTPATNPTTAPAAVQAPADPAAPVATPVATDPAQAVEADAPEVLEADNSLGMAHDLSPWGMYKNADIIVKIVMIGLAIASIITWTIWIAKGFELLGAKRRLRGEIAALKKATTLKEASATAAKEGTLANLLVHDALEEMRLSANSREKEGIKERVSFRLERLVAACGRNMSSGTGVLATIGSTAPFVGLFGTVWGIMNSFIGIAKTQTTNLAVVAPGIAEALLATALGLVAAIPAVVIYNVFARSIAGYKAQVSDASAEVLLLVSRDLDHLPPERGSQPHMVKVG, from the coding sequence ATGAAACGCTCTCTATCCCCCGCTTCGCCAACCAATCGACCTCGTGCCTGGAGCACGGTAGCCGCCCTGCTGTTCAGCCTGCTGCTGGCTCCCACCGCCGCCTTCGCCGATGCACAGACACCTGCCACGAACCCGACCACCGCGCCGGCGGCGGTACAGGCGCCTGCCGACCCGGCCGCTCCCGTTGCGACGCCCGTCGCCACCGACCCGGCCCAGGCCGTCGAGGCCGATGCACCTGAAGTACTCGAAGCCGACAACTCCCTGGGCATGGCCCATGACCTGTCGCCATGGGGCATGTACAAGAACGCCGACATCATCGTGAAAATCGTGATGATTGGCCTGGCCATCGCCTCGATCATCACCTGGACCATCTGGATTGCCAAAGGCTTCGAGCTGCTGGGGGCCAAGCGTCGCTTGCGCGGTGAAATCGCCGCCCTGAAAAAAGCCACCACCCTCAAGGAAGCCAGCGCCACCGCCGCGAAGGAAGGCACTCTCGCCAACCTGTTGGTACATGACGCGCTCGAAGAGATGCGCCTGTCGGCCAACAGCCGTGAGAAAGAAGGCATCAAGGAGCGCGTGAGCTTCCGCCTAGAGCGCCTGGTTGCCGCTTGCGGTCGAAACATGAGCAGCGGCACCGGGGTGCTCGCCACCATCGGCTCCACCGCGCCGTTCGTCGGCCTGTTCGGCACCGTGTGGGGCATCATGAACAGCTTCATCGGCATCGCCAAGACCCAGACCACCAACCTCGCCGTCGTCGCGCCCGGCATCGCCGAAGCCCTGCTGGCAACGGCATTGGGCCTGGTCGCGGCGATCCCGGCCGTGGTCATCTACAACGTCTTCGCCCGCTCCATTGCCGGCTACAAGGCCCAGGTTTCCGACGCCTCGGCCGAAGTCCTGTTGCTGGTCAGCCGCGACCTCGACCACCTGCCGCCCGAGCGCGGCTCGCAACCGCACATGGTGAAAGTGGGGTAA
- a CDS encoding SDR family oxidoreductase: MSAPSVLIAGCGDIGGRLASQLVAEHWQVHGLRRTVSSLPTGVIGVAGDLFSEQCPDDWPTGSLDYLVYSAAATDHDEAGYRAAYVEGLQHVLGWLKQHGQRPKRLLFVSSSSVYGQQQGEWVDETSPTVAGGYSGRLMLEAEQVALDSGIPASRVRLTGIYGPGREWLLSQVRQGYSVVEDPPLYANRIHADDAAGLLAFLLEADRQGKALEDCYIGVDDAPAALADVVGWLREYLGVTQWAENASVRRAGSKRCSNARAKALGWTPRYPSFREGYAAILEGRC; encoded by the coding sequence ATGTCCGCGCCTTCTGTTTTGATCGCCGGCTGCGGTGATATCGGCGGCCGCCTGGCCAGCCAGTTAGTGGCCGAACACTGGCAGGTCCATGGTCTGCGGCGTACGGTTTCGAGCCTGCCTACTGGCGTCATCGGGGTGGCGGGGGATTTGTTCAGCGAGCAATGCCCCGACGACTGGCCCACGGGGTCGCTGGATTACCTGGTGTACAGCGCCGCGGCCACCGACCATGACGAAGCGGGCTATCGCGCGGCTTACGTCGAAGGTTTGCAGCATGTGTTGGGTTGGTTGAAGCAGCACGGCCAGCGGCCCAAGCGTCTGCTTTTTGTGTCCAGCAGCAGTGTTTATGGGCAGCAGCAGGGCGAATGGGTGGATGAAACCTCGCCAACTGTCGCTGGCGGTTACTCCGGTCGGCTGATGCTCGAAGCCGAGCAAGTGGCGCTGGACAGCGGCATCCCGGCCAGCCGCGTGCGCCTGACCGGCATCTACGGCCCGGGGCGTGAATGGCTGTTGAGCCAGGTGCGTCAGGGCTATAGCGTGGTGGAAGATCCGCCCCTGTACGCCAACCGCATCCACGCCGACGACGCGGCGGGGCTGCTGGCCTTCCTCCTGGAGGCCGATCGCCAGGGCAAAGCCCTGGAAGACTGCTATATCGGCGTCGACGACGCTCCCGCCGCGCTGGCCGACGTGGTGGGCTGGTTGCGTGAATACCTGGGCGTTACCCAATGGGCCGAAAACGCCAGCGTCCGCCGCGCCGGCAGCAAGCGCTGCAGCAATGCCCGGGCGAAGGCCTTGGGCTGGACGCCGCGTTATCCGAGTTTTCGCGAGGGGTATGCGGCGATTCTCGAAGGGCGCTGCTGA
- a CDS encoding DMT family transporter: protein MQASFSKGVIFALSAAALNATIGVLSKVLMSNGFTASSVAVIKTVLGCLLLSALLLFIKRPATRAKWTQAAICAFLGIFVLFHFETAAYRHYAAAGVVVMLMASASISSIVLGRIILKDAITANATVGAALAIAGIAVIFGADLRQGFTLQGVALASMAGCGYGAFSVAMKRMGVSGGLHFTRQLLFFGSLYLLMPASADGFVIGELSPWAIAALLALAALPTILGFFCTTKAIEYLKPSQVQALELTEPLFAALLAFVVLNEVPRESLYPGALLIIIGLCFSNELIRLGRKKPVPSRA from the coding sequence ATGCAAGCCAGTTTCAGCAAAGGCGTTATCTTTGCACTCTCCGCCGCCGCACTTAACGCCACGATAGGCGTGCTCAGCAAAGTGCTCATGAGCAATGGTTTCACCGCCAGCAGTGTCGCCGTCATAAAGACCGTCCTGGGTTGTCTGCTGCTCTCGGCCTTGCTGCTGTTTATCAAGCGTCCGGCGACGAGGGCCAAATGGACCCAGGCGGCGATCTGCGCGTTTCTCGGTATCTTTGTGCTGTTCCACTTCGAAACGGCTGCCTATCGGCATTACGCTGCGGCGGGTGTAGTCGTGATGCTGATGGCCAGTGCTTCCATTTCCTCGATTGTGCTCGGACGCATAATCCTCAAGGATGCGATCACCGCGAACGCCACTGTGGGTGCCGCCTTGGCGATCGCCGGAATCGCGGTGATCTTTGGTGCCGATCTGCGGCAGGGCTTCACGCTCCAAGGCGTTGCGCTCGCGTCCATGGCGGGCTGCGGCTATGGGGCGTTTTCGGTAGCCATGAAACGGATGGGCGTGTCCGGTGGGCTGCACTTCACTCGTCAGTTGCTGTTCTTCGGCAGTCTGTACTTGCTGATGCCGGCTTCGGCCGACGGCTTCGTGATCGGTGAGCTGTCGCCCTGGGCGATTGCCGCATTGCTGGCGCTGGCCGCGCTGCCAACTATCCTCGGCTTTTTCTGCACCACCAAGGCAATCGAGTACCTCAAGCCATCCCAGGTGCAAGCCTTGGAGCTGACCGAGCCGCTGTTCGCCGCACTGCTGGCATTTGTTGTGCTCAATGAAGTGCCGCGCGAAAGCCTGTACCCGGGTGCACTACTGATCATCATTGGGCTGTGTTTCTCCAATGAGCTGATCCGTCTGGGTAGAAAAAAACCTGTTCCGTCTCGCGCGTGA
- a CDS encoding RidA family protein, whose product MTKTVITSDKAPAAIGTYSQAIKAGNTVYMSGQIPLDPKTMELVEGFEAQTVQVFENLKAVAEAAGGSFKDIVKLNIFLTDLSHFAKVNEIMGKYFDQPYPARAAIGVAALPKGAQVEMDAILVIE is encoded by the coding sequence ATGACCAAGACCGTTATCACCAGCGACAAGGCCCCAGCCGCCATTGGCACCTATTCCCAGGCGATCAAGGCCGGTAACACCGTGTACATGTCGGGCCAGATCCCGCTGGACCCGAAAACCATGGAGCTGGTGGAAGGCTTCGAAGCCCAGACCGTGCAGGTATTCGAAAACCTCAAGGCCGTGGCCGAGGCTGCTGGCGGTTCGTTCAAGGACATCGTCAAGCTCAATATCTTCCTCACCGACCTGAGCCACTTCGCCAAGGTCAACGAGATCATGGGCAAGTACTTCGACCAACCTTACCCTGCCCGTGCCGCCATCGGCGTGGCAGCCCTGCCAAAGGGTGCGCAGGTTGAGATGGATGCCATCCTGGTCATCGAGTAA
- the spoT gene encoding bifunctional GTP diphosphokinase/guanosine-3',5'-bis pyrophosphate 3'-pyrophosphohydrolase encodes MPSIDALADRLSAYLGTDQVNLVRRAYFYAEQAHDGQRRRSGEAYVTHPLAVANILADMHMDHQSLMAAMLHDVIEDTGIAKEALQAQFGETVAELVDGVSKLTQMNFETKAEAQAENFQKMAMAMARDIRVILVKLADRLHNMRTLEVLSGEKRRRIAKETLEIYAPIANRLGMHAIRIEFEDLGFKAMHPMRSARINQAVKRARGNRKEIVNKIEESLSHCLAIDGIEGEVSGRQKHLYGIYKKMRGKRRAFNEIMDVYAFRIIVDKVDTCYRVLGAVHNLYKPLPGRFKDYIAIPKANGYQSLHTTLFGMHGVPIEIQIRTREMEEMANNGIAAHWLYKSSGDEQPKSTHARARQWVKGVLEMQQRAGNSLEFIESVKIDLFPDEVYVFTPKGRIMELPKGSTAVDFAYAVHTDVGNSCIACRINRRLAPLSEPLQSGSTVEIVSAPGARPNPAWLNFVVTGKARTHIRHALKLQRRSESISLGERLLNKVLNGFDSALDKIPAERVQAMLHEYRLELIEDLLEDIGLGNRMAYVVARRLLGEGEQLPSPEGPLAIRGTEGLVLSYAKCCTPIPGDPIVGHLSAGKGMVVHLDNCRNISEIRHNPEKCIQLSWAKDVTGEFNVELRVELEHQRGLIALLASSVNAADGNIEKISMDERDGRISVVQLVVSVHDRVHLARVIKKLRALTGVIRITRMRA; translated from the coding sequence ATGCCGAGCATAGACGCCCTCGCCGATCGCTTATCGGCCTACCTCGGCACGGACCAGGTCAATCTGGTCCGCCGAGCCTACTTCTACGCCGAACAAGCCCACGACGGCCAGCGCCGCCGCAGCGGCGAGGCGTACGTCACGCATCCGCTTGCGGTGGCGAACATTCTTGCCGACATGCACATGGACCATCAGAGCCTGATGGCGGCGATGCTGCATGACGTGATCGAAGACACCGGCATTGCCAAGGAAGCGCTGCAAGCGCAGTTCGGCGAAACCGTGGCCGAACTGGTCGACGGGGTCAGCAAACTGACCCAGATGAACTTCGAGACCAAGGCCGAGGCCCAGGCCGAGAACTTCCAGAAAATGGCCATGGCCATGGCGCGCGACATCCGCGTGATCCTGGTCAAGCTCGCCGACCGCCTGCACAACATGCGCACCCTGGAAGTCCTCTCCGGCGAAAAACGCCGGCGCATTGCCAAGGAAACCCTGGAAATCTATGCGCCCATCGCCAATCGCCTGGGCATGCATGCGATCCGCATCGAGTTCGAAGACCTCGGTTTCAAGGCCATGCACCCGATGCGTTCGGCGCGGATCAACCAGGCCGTCAAGCGCGCCCGGGGCAACCGCAAGGAAATCGTCAACAAGATCGAAGAGTCCCTGAGCCACTGCCTGGCGATCGACGGCATCGAAGGCGAAGTCAGCGGGCGGCAGAAACACCTCTACGGCATCTACAAGAAAATGCGCGGCAAGCGTCGGGCCTTCAACGAGATCATGGATGTCTATGCGTTCCGGATCATCGTCGACAAGGTCGATACCTGCTACCGCGTACTCGGCGCTGTGCATAATTTGTACAAACCGTTGCCGGGGCGCTTCAAGGACTACATCGCAATTCCCAAGGCCAACGGCTATCAGTCGCTGCACACCACGCTGTTCGGCATGCACGGCGTACCGATCGAAATCCAGATCCGCACCCGTGAAATGGAAGAAATGGCCAACAACGGCATCGCCGCCCACTGGCTCTACAAATCCAGCGGTGACGAACAGCCCAAGAGCACCCACGCCCGCGCCCGGCAATGGGTCAAGGGCGTGCTGGAAATGCAGCAGCGGGCCGGCAATTCCCTGGAGTTCATCGAGAGCGTGAAGATCGACCTGTTCCCGGACGAGGTCTACGTCTTCACGCCCAAGGGCCGGATCATGGAGCTGCCCAAAGGCTCCACCGCCGTGGACTTTGCCTATGCGGTACACACCGACGTCGGCAACAGCTGCATCGCGTGCCGGATCAACCGCCGCCTGGCGCCGTTGTCCGAACCACTGCAAAGCGGCTCCACGGTGGAAATCGTCAGCGCGCCCGGCGCCCGGCCGAACCCGGCGTGGCTCAATTTCGTGGTCACCGGCAAAGCCCGCACACACATCCGCCATGCCTTGAAACTGCAACGCCGCTCCGAATCCATCAGCCTTGGCGAGCGCCTGCTGAACAAAGTGCTGAACGGTTTCGACAGCGCGCTGGACAAGATCCCGGCCGAGCGCGTGCAAGCGATGCTCCACGAATACCGCCTCGAACTGATCGAAGACCTGCTGGAAGACATCGGCCTGGGCAATCGCATGGCCTATGTCGTCGCCCGCCGCCTGCTCGGCGAGGGCGAGCAGTTGCCAAGCCCCGAAGGCCCGCTGGCGATTCGCGGCACCGAAGGCCTGGTGCTCAGCTATGCCAAGTGTTGCACGCCGATCCCGGGCGACCCGATTGTCGGCCACCTGTCTGCCGGCAAAGGGATGGTGGTGCACCTGGACAACTGCCGCAACATCAGCGAAATCCGCCACAACCCGGAAAAATGCATCCAGCTCTCCTGGGCCAAGGATGTCACCGGCGAATTCAACGTCGAGCTGCGGGTCGAGCTGGAACACCAGCGCGGCCTGATCGCCCTGCTGGCCAGCAGCGTCAACGCCGCCGACGGCAACATCGAAAAAATCAGCATGGACGAGCGCGATGGTCGCATCAGCGTCGTTCAATTGGTGGTCAGCGTGCACGACCGTGTGCACCTGGCCCGCGTGATCAAGAAACTGCGTGCCCTGACCGGCGTCATCCGCATCACCCGGATGCGCGCATAG
- the rpoZ gene encoding DNA-directed RNA polymerase subunit omega has translation MARVTVEDCLEHVENRFELVMLSTKRARQLATGGKEPLVQWENDKPTVVALREIAEGLMSYEFIANAEIVEDEPLFAAFEDESNEAV, from the coding sequence ATGGCCCGCGTAACCGTTGAAGACTGCCTAGAACACGTGGAAAACCGCTTTGAGCTGGTCATGCTCTCTACCAAGCGTGCCCGTCAACTGGCCACCGGTGGCAAAGAGCCGTTGGTCCAGTGGGAAAACGACAAGCCTACCGTGGTAGCGCTGCGTGAAATCGCCGAAGGCCTGATGAGCTACGAGTTCATCGCCAACGCTGAAATCGTCGAAGACGAACCGCTGTTCGCAGCGTTCGAGGACGAGTCCAACGAGGCGGTCTAA
- the gmk gene encoding guanylate kinase, with translation MTHSTGTLYIISAPSGAGKTSLVKALVDAEPQIRVSVSHTTRAMRPGEVNGVNYHFVDREEFVKMAEHGDFLERAEVFGNLYGTSQSYLQQTLDEGHDLILEIDWQGAEQVRKLMPQARSIFILPPSQQALRQRLTNRGQDSDEIIEGRMREAVSEMSHYVDYDYLIINDDFAHALDDLKAIFRASQLQQKRQQQRFGKLLAELLG, from the coding sequence ATGACCCACAGCACCGGCACTCTCTACATCATTTCCGCGCCCTCGGGCGCCGGCAAGACCAGCCTGGTCAAGGCACTGGTCGATGCCGAGCCGCAGATCCGCGTCTCGGTCTCGCACACCACCCGCGCCATGCGCCCGGGCGAAGTCAACGGCGTGAATTATCACTTCGTCGATCGCGAAGAATTCGTGAAGATGGCCGAGCACGGCGACTTCCTGGAGCGCGCCGAAGTCTTCGGCAACCTCTATGGCACTTCGCAAAGCTATCTGCAGCAGACCCTCGACGAAGGCCACGACCTGATCCTGGAGATCGATTGGCAAGGCGCCGAGCAGGTGCGCAAGCTGATGCCCCAGGCCCGTTCGATCTTCATCCTCCCGCCGAGCCAGCAGGCCTTGCGCCAGCGCCTGACCAACCGTGGCCAGGACAGTGACGAAATCATCGAAGGCCGGATGCGCGAAGCGGTCAGCGAAATGAGCCATTACGTCGACTATGATTACCTGATCATCAACGACGATTTCGCCCATGCACTGGACGACCTGAAGGCGATTTTCCGCGCCAGCCAGTTGCAGCAGAAACGCCAACAGCAACGTTTCGGCAAACTATTGGCCGAACTGCTGGGCTGA
- a CDS encoding YicC/YloC family endoribonuclease: MVHSMTAFARVEKAGVQGTLSWELRSVNSRYLEPHLRLPESFRDLEGGVREALRQGLSRGKLECTLRFTEESTGKALQVDRERAAQLVAAAETIASLINNPAALNPLEVLAWPGVLVGDANDPQALNAEAMALFNEGLKELKAGREREGAELARLINERLTSIEEDVSTLRELVPQMLATQRQKVLDRFADMKAELDPQRLEQEMVMLAQKSDVAEELDRLSTHIIEVRRVLKSGGAAGRRLDFLMQELNREANTLGSKAFDPRSTQAAVNLKVLIEQMREQVQNIE; encoded by the coding sequence ATGGTGCACAGCATGACCGCCTTCGCCCGCGTCGAAAAGGCCGGGGTCCAAGGCACGCTGAGCTGGGAACTGCGCTCGGTCAACAGCCGTTACCTGGAGCCGCACCTGCGCCTGCCTGAATCCTTTCGCGACCTCGAAGGCGGCGTGCGCGAAGCCCTGCGCCAGGGCCTGTCCCGGGGCAAGCTGGAATGCACCCTGCGTTTCACCGAAGAAAGCACTGGCAAAGCCCTGCAAGTGGACCGCGAGCGCGCCGCGCAACTGGTCGCAGCAGCCGAAACCATCGCCAGCCTGATCAACAACCCTGCGGCCCTGAACCCGCTGGAAGTCCTGGCCTGGCCCGGCGTGCTGGTGGGCGATGCGAACGACCCGCAAGCGCTGAACGCCGAGGCGATGGCGCTGTTCAATGAAGGGCTCAAGGAACTCAAGGCCGGCCGCGAGCGCGAAGGCGCGGAGCTGGCCCGGCTGATCAACGAGCGCCTGACCTCCATTGAGGAAGACGTCAGCACCCTGCGCGAGCTGGTCCCGCAGATGCTCGCTACCCAGCGCCAGAAAGTCCTCGATCGCTTCGCCGACATGAAGGCCGAGCTGGATCCGCAGCGCCTGGAGCAGGAAATGGTCATGCTCGCGCAAAAGAGCGACGTGGCCGAAGAACTGGATCGCCTGAGCACCCACATCATCGAAGTTCGCCGGGTGCTCAAGTCCGGTGGTGCGGCCGGTCGCCGCCTGGACTTCCTGATGCAGGAACTCAACCGCGAAGCCAATACACTGGGCTCCAAAGCCTTCGACCCGCGCAGCACCCAGGCTGCGGTCAACCTCAAGGTGTTGATCGAGCAAATGCGCGAACAAGTGCAGAACATTGAGTAA
- the rph gene encoding ribonuclease PH, which produces MKRPSGRAADQLRSIRITRNYTKHAEGSVLVEFGDTKVICTVSVENGVPRFLKGQGQGWLTAEYGMLPRATGERNQREASRGKQGGRTLEIQRLIGRSLRAALDMSKLGDVTLYVDCDVIQADGGTRTASITGAMVALVDALKVIKKRGGLKGGDPLKQMIAAVSVGMYQGEPVLDLDYLEDSAAETDLNVVMTSAGGFIEVQGTAEGAPFQPEELNAMLELAKKGMNEIFELQKAALAD; this is translated from the coding sequence ATGAAACGTCCAAGTGGTCGCGCTGCCGATCAGCTTCGCTCGATCCGCATTACCCGCAACTACACCAAACACGCCGAGGGATCTGTACTGGTCGAATTCGGTGATACCAAGGTCATCTGCACCGTCAGCGTCGAAAACGGCGTGCCACGGTTCCTCAAGGGCCAGGGCCAGGGCTGGTTGACCGCCGAATACGGCATGCTGCCGCGCGCCACCGGCGAGCGGAACCAGCGCGAGGCCAGCCGTGGCAAGCAGGGCGGTCGTACCCTGGAAATCCAGCGCCTGATCGGCCGTTCGCTGCGCGCCGCGCTGGACATGTCCAAGTTGGGCGATGTGACGCTGTATGTCGATTGCGACGTGATCCAGGCTGACGGCGGTACGCGTACCGCGTCCATCACCGGGGCCATGGTCGCCCTGGTCGATGCCTTGAAAGTGATCAAGAAGCGCGGCGGCCTCAAGGGCGGCGACCCGCTCAAGCAAATGATCGCCGCCGTTTCCGTGGGTATGTACCAGGGTGAACCGGTGCTGGACCTGGATTACCTGGAAGATTCCGCCGCCGAGACCGACCTGAACGTGGTCATGACCAGTGCCGGCGGCTTCATCGAGGTTCAGGGCACCGCCGAGGGTGCACCGTTCCAGCCGGAAGAATTGAACGCTATGCTGGAGTTGGCGAAGAAAGGCATGAACGAGATCTTCGAACTGCAAAAAGCCGCGTTGGCTGACTGA
- a CDS encoding DUF4870 domain-containing protein, protein MSDEQVLLPQPSKEARQWAMFCHLSALLGIWIPFGTLIGPLVLWQLKRESDPFIDAQGKEALNFQITVAIASAICLLLMVVVIGFFLFGLVAIGALVLTIIGGVKANEGQPYRYPFTWRLVK, encoded by the coding sequence ATGAGTGATGAGCAAGTCCTGCTGCCCCAGCCGAGCAAAGAGGCGCGTCAATGGGCAATGTTTTGTCACCTGTCCGCCTTGTTGGGGATCTGGATTCCGTTCGGTACGCTGATCGGGCCGCTGGTGCTCTGGCAGCTCAAGCGCGAGTCCGACCCGTTCATCGACGCCCAGGGTAAGGAAGCGTTGAACTTCCAGATCACCGTTGCCATTGCTTCGGCGATCTGCCTGCTGCTGATGGTCGTGGTGATCGGCTTCTTCCTGTTCGGCCTGGTGGCCATCGGTGCGTTGGTGTTGACCATCATCGGTGGCGTGAAGGCCAATGAGGGGCAGCCGTATCGGTATCCGTTTACCTGGCGCTTGGTCAAATAA
- the gltS gene encoding sodium/glutamate symporter: protein MFQLDFYGTLVAASLVLLLGRGLVTRVGFLRAYNIPEPVAGGLVVALALLALRGLEVEVRFDTSLQTPLMLAFFATIGLSADFASLKKGGRLVGIFLLAVVGLLLVQNAMGIGLAKALGLDPLMGLLTGSITLSGGHGTGAAWGTVFSEKFGLASASELAMASATFGLVLGGLIGGPVARLLIKRVQSPGCLEPEKPRVPKGFEQPNKERSITPFSFIETLALIAVSLLAGTLLNGQLHDTAFELPTFVCVLFVGVVLRNGFSALGLYQVFEREVSVLGNVSLSLFLAIALMSLKLWDLASLALPIFIILAAQTLVMALFAIFVTFRLMGSHYDAAVLAAGHCGFGLGATPTAIANMQAVTQRYGPSQIAFLVVPMVGAFFIDIINVIVIKLYLALPFFAAA from the coding sequence ATGTTTCAACTCGATTTCTATGGAACACTTGTCGCCGCCTCTTTAGTGCTGTTACTGGGGCGTGGGCTTGTTACGCGTGTTGGTTTTCTACGCGCCTACAATATCCCTGAGCCTGTGGCGGGTGGCCTGGTAGTTGCCTTGGCCCTGTTGGCTTTGCGAGGGCTTGAAGTTGAAGTTCGATTCGATACTTCACTGCAAACACCGTTGATGCTGGCGTTTTTTGCCACCATTGGCCTGAGTGCGGACTTCGCCAGCCTGAAGAAAGGCGGGCGGCTCGTGGGCATTTTCCTGTTAGCGGTTGTCGGGCTGCTGCTGGTCCAGAACGCCATGGGCATCGGGCTCGCAAAAGCGCTGGGGCTCGATCCGCTGATGGGGTTGCTGACAGGCTCGATCACCTTGTCGGGCGGTCACGGGACCGGCGCAGCGTGGGGGACGGTGTTCAGTGAGAAGTTCGGCCTGGCCTCCGCCTCCGAGTTGGCGATGGCTTCTGCAACGTTCGGCTTGGTGTTGGGTGGCTTGATCGGTGGTCCGGTCGCTCGCCTGCTCATCAAGCGTGTCCAGTCACCCGGCTGCCTTGAGCCAGAAAAGCCCCGGGTGCCCAAGGGCTTCGAGCAGCCGAACAAAGAGCGCTCGATCACGCCGTTTTCGTTCATCGAGACGCTCGCCCTGATCGCGGTCAGCCTGTTGGCCGGTACGCTCTTGAATGGTCAGCTCCACGATACGGCCTTCGAATTGCCGACGTTCGTTTGCGTCTTGTTCGTGGGAGTGGTTCTGCGTAACGGGTTTTCGGCACTGGGCCTGTATCAAGTATTCGAGCGAGAAGTGTCCGTGCTTGGCAATGTCAGTTTGTCACTGTTCCTGGCGATCGCCTTGATGTCACTCAAGTTGTGGGACCTGGCCTCACTGGCCTTGCCGATCTTTATTATCCTGGCGGCCCAGACATTGGTCATGGCGCTATTCGCGATTTTCGTGACGTTCAGGCTCATGGGCAGTCATTACGATGCCGCGGTATTGGCGGCAGGGCATTGTGGTTTCGGGTTGGGTGCCACGCCGACGGCCATCGCCAACATGCAGGCAGTGACGCAGCGCTACGGACCTTCGCAGATAGCGTTCCTGGTGGTGCCCATGGTGGGGGCGTTCTTCATCGATATCATTAACGTCATCGTCATCAAGTTGTACCTTGCCCTGCCGTTTTTTGCCGCGGCTTGA